A portion of the Algimonas porphyrae genome contains these proteins:
- a CDS encoding DUF305 domain-containing protein yields MANIDVRKAPHQNMEISETASDHARMGHAKMNKDGNYLVFFSMIGTSAVLMYFLMFLNIDRAEHVVLSEIRTYMTFIMASVMTVVMLAFMLNMYKNKLYNLLIVAGAALLFVVSLWLVRSQDTVQDESWMTSMIPHHSVAVMTSSNAEFFDYRVAELAAEIVEVQEHEIALMEWLLADIKANGPARTPEDADRRAAPEEFPGVPKAESIIGDIYVTP; encoded by the coding sequence ATGGCCAATATCGACGTGCGCAAAGCGCCCCACCAGAACATGGAAATCAGCGAAACTGCCTCAGATCATGCTCGAATGGGTCACGCCAAGATGAATAAAGACGGAAACTACCTCGTCTTTTTCTCGATGATCGGCACATCGGCTGTTCTGATGTATTTTCTGATGTTCCTCAACATCGACCGGGCCGAACATGTCGTTCTGTCGGAGATCCGCACCTATATGACGTTCATCATGGCCTCGGTCATGACGGTCGTCATGCTCGCCTTCATGCTGAACATGTACAAGAACAAGCTCTACAATCTGCTGATCGTAGCAGGTGCGGCCTTGCTGTTTGTGGTCTCGCTCTGGCTCGTGCGCTCCCAGGACACTGTGCAGGATGAAAGCTGGATGACGTCTATGATCCCGCACCACTCGGTCGCCGTCATGACCAGTTCAAATGCCGAGTTTTTCGACTACCGCGTGGCCGAGCTCGCTGCCGAGATCGTCGAAGTGCAGGAGCACGAGATCGCCCTGATGGAATGGCTGCTCGCCGACATCAAGGCCAACGGACCGGCTCGGACCCCGGAAGACGCGGATCGCCGCGCAGCGCCTGAAGAGTTTCCCGGCGTTCCGAAGGCGGAAAGCATTATCGGCGATATCTACGTGACGCCCTAA
- a CDS encoding metal-sensitive transcriptional regulator produces the protein MACKSAINKLKRVEGQVRGIIRMIEDDRYCIDVLTQMQAVKAALARAESEILKNHAKTCIHDSVVEGNAGDIEAKVGELVDLFDKLKR, from the coding sequence ATGGCCTGCAAATCAGCGATAAACAAACTCAAGCGGGTAGAAGGCCAAGTGCGCGGAATCATCCGCATGATCGAAGACGATCGTTACTGCATCGATGTCCTGACGCAGATGCAGGCGGTAAAGGCGGCGCTCGCCCGCGCTGAGAGCGAAATCCTCAAAAACCACGCCAAGACCTGCATCCACGACTCGGTGGTCGAGGGAAATGCAGGCGATATCGAAGCCAAGGTCGGTGAACTGGTCGACCTTTTCGACAAGCTCAAACGCTAG
- a CDS encoding glutaredoxin family protein encodes MDNLVLGDEYSSNPVSAATGKTAVLYRMVMPGHTCPFGLKAKSLLERKGFTVDDRHITTREQQDAIKAEFDVKTTPQTFIEGERIGGYTDLKKHFGLKVLEKGETTYTPIIAIFAMTALMATAMGIGRPGPTLMGWVVDFIALSMCVLAIQKLRDLEGFSSGFLGYDLLAKRWVPYAYIYPFAEAFAGIMMLTNGYGWVGAPVALFIGAIGAWSVFKAVYIEKRELKCACVGGGSNVPLGAVSLTENVMMVAMGVWMLAKLIT; translated from the coding sequence ATGGACAATTTGGTTTTAGGGGATGAATATTCATCCAATCCAGTCTCCGCCGCAACGGGAAAGACGGCCGTGCTGTATCGCATGGTCATGCCAGGGCACACCTGCCCTTTCGGGCTGAAGGCGAAGAGCCTGCTGGAGCGCAAAGGTTTTACCGTCGATGATCGGCACATCACCACCCGGGAGCAACAGGACGCGATAAAGGCAGAGTTTGACGTGAAAACCACGCCGCAGACCTTCATCGAAGGCGAGCGGATTGGGGGTTACACGGATCTGAAGAAGCACTTCGGGCTGAAGGTGCTGGAAAAGGGCGAAACGACCTACACGCCTATCATTGCAATCTTTGCGATGACAGCGTTGATGGCCACAGCGATGGGAATCGGCCGACCCGGACCGACGCTGATGGGCTGGGTGGTGGACTTCATCGCCCTTTCAATGTGTGTGCTAGCGATCCAGAAGTTGCGTGATCTGGAAGGCTTTAGCTCGGGCTTCCTCGGCTACGACCTGCTTGCCAAGCGCTGGGTGCCTTATGCCTATATCTATCCCTTCGCAGAAGCCTTCGCGGGCATCATGATGCTCACAAATGGCTATGGCTGGGTGGGCGCACCCGTGGCGCTCTTCATTGGTGCGATCGGCGCCTGGAGCGTGTTCAAGGCGGTCTATATTGAGAAGCGGGAGCTGAAATGCGCCTGTGTGGGCGGCGGCTCCAATGTCCCGCTCGGGGCCGTCAGCCTGACCGAAAACGTCATGATGGTCGCCATGGGAGTCTGGATGTTGGCGAAGCTGATCACCTAA
- a CDS encoding TolC family protein codes for MRPFIYKTFAGFAVLLTIPAPSFAQASSPQTNLSQVSLSELDARLRAYPQLDAFNLRADAERERGSAATALPDPEITMGLNNFPLFDPSFTEYLPTNKSIGLRQRFPNGDRRDAVRDEAFARASRLDAARAARLAELRADLRVQLVTLQRLQDQLVLLDARLAKYAELDEIVLAEVDAGQPSLFRLAEIEGERAEVGRSRVALRAEQRQAEARLRELVEIVPVGINIDPSLREWNAQASAFHAVRVAQETIGIFSSRIDAARADYKPDWGVQATYQQRENGRNFDGDDWVSIGVTVSVPLWKKQKLDPQLRAAQADRSAAMADVQTAARAALSRYEALDAERLAARDAVRVIETKIAAVGQALADRMVVYESGLGGYAPILDGEIAVLALRGDIVVERAREDVAIIRMNGLQVGGFDGGEVQP; via the coding sequence ATGCGCCCGTTCATTTACAAAACATTCGCAGGCTTTGCCGTTCTTCTCACAATCCCTGCGCCCTCTTTCGCGCAGGCAAGCTCGCCCCAGACAAACTTGTCTCAGGTCAGCTTGTCAGAGCTGGATGCGCGGCTGCGCGCCTATCCGCAGCTCGATGCCTTCAACCTGCGGGCGGACGCGGAGCGAGAGCGCGGGTCGGCTGCGACTGCGCTGCCCGATCCCGAAATCACGATGGGATTGAACAATTTCCCGCTATTTGACCCCTCCTTCACTGAATATCTGCCGACCAACAAGTCGATCGGCCTGCGCCAGCGCTTTCCCAATGGAGACCGTCGCGACGCTGTCCGGGACGAGGCCTTTGCCCGCGCAAGCCGCCTCGACGCCGCGCGTGCGGCGCGGCTGGCGGAACTCCGCGCGGATCTGCGTGTGCAGCTGGTCACCCTGCAGCGGCTGCAGGACCAGCTCGTCCTGCTCGACGCCCGTCTCGCAAAATATGCCGAGCTCGATGAGATCGTCCTGGCAGAGGTCGATGCGGGCCAGCCGTCGCTCTTCCGCTTGGCTGAAATCGAGGGCGAGCGGGCCGAAGTCGGACGCAGCCGCGTCGCGTTGCGGGCCGAACAACGTCAAGCCGAGGCGCGACTGCGCGAGCTGGTGGAAATTGTCCCTGTTGGGATCAACATAGATCCCTCTTTGCGCGAGTGGAATGCACAGGCTTCCGCCTTTCACGCCGTGCGGGTCGCGCAGGAGACGATTGGTATTTTTTCCAGTCGGATCGATGCCGCACGAGCCGACTACAAACCCGATTGGGGTGTTCAAGCGACCTATCAGCAGCGTGAAAACGGGCGTAATTTCGATGGCGACGACTGGGTCAGCATCGGCGTGACGGTGAGCGTGCCGCTCTGGAAGAAGCAGAAACTCGACCCACAGCTCCGTGCGGCCCAGGCCGATCGCTCCGCCGCCATGGCCGATGTGCAGACAGCGGCGCGTGCCGCCCTGTCGCGCTATGAGGCGCTCGATGCGGAGCGCCTGGCCGCGCGCGACGCCGTGCGTGTCATCGAAACCAAGATCGCCGCCGTGGGGCAGGCTCTGGCCGACCGGATGGTTGTCTATGAATCCGGACTGGGTGGCTACGCCCCTATCCTCGACGGTGAAATTGCCGTGCTGGCCTTGCGGGGAGACATCGTGGTCGAACGCGCGCGCGAAGACGTCGCAATTATCAGAATGAACGGCCTTCAGGTCGGCGGCTTCGATGGCGGGGAGGTCCAGCCATGA